The Jannaschia sp. GRR-S6-38 genomic interval CGGGACTTCGCCTTTGTCGTGGATGCGCAGGTCGAGGCCCAGAAGCTGGTCCAGGCCGCGCAGGGCGCCGACAAGGCGCTGATCGCGGAGGTGCGGGTCTTCGACGAGTTCGTGGGCGGTTCGCTTGGAGAGGGGCGCAAGTCGCTGGCCCTGACCGTGCGGCTGCAGCCGACCGAGAAGACGCTGACCGACAAGGAGATCGAGGCGGTCGCGGCGAAGGTGGTCGAGAAGGTCGTGAAGGCGACGGGGGGGAGCTCAGGGGGTAGGGGGCAGGGACCGGGGTGCCCTCAGACGAGACGGCACATCATGCGGGCGAAGGCCTTGGGCCCGGGACATGGCCGGGCCGACGGGATTGGCCACGGGCCGGGCGCCCGGCCTCGCAACTGCTTGCGATCCCTGCCGCCAAGACCGCGGAGGACCTCGCGCCCGAGCAAGAGCGACTCGGTCCACGCGCCGTTTGCCTCGATCACCGAATGGCGCGGCAGAAGTATGTGAAACCAAATCTGGCGAACCCAGCCGCGTGTGGCTTCGACACCCGGCAATTCAGTCAGCGCTTTCGCCGGAGCCAGCGCCCCGCCCGCGCGCCAACCCGAAACCTGTCCCATTTCGCCCACCAGTATCCGATGCTGTGGTGAAACGATCAGGTCCCGTTCGGGCCGTCCGGGACCCAGCGCGCCTGCGGCGATCCTGATCGGACCGGCGTTCGGTTCATTGGCCTCCAGCACCTCGCGACGGCGGACCATGATGACGGGCAGCGCGCCGTCATCGAGAGTTACAATCGGATCGCCAGGGCGTAGATGCTCGATCAATGCCGCACCCGATGGCGTCGCGATCCGCGTGCCGGGCGCGAAACAGGTGATCGTTCCGGCGTTGGACGAGGAGGTCGTTTGATAGCTGCTGCCGCCATCCGTGGATTGGAGCGACTGTTGGCCGCCGCTGTGCTCGCCAGCCGAGGTCGTCGTCATGCCCGATGCCGGGCCTTCGATGGCGGTGATGGTGTCCTTGAAGCCGATGAACTGCTCGACCGTCCCGGACGAGGTATTCACGAGCGCAAGCGCTTCGTTGTTGTGAAGATCGACCCAGTTCGGATCGGCGGAGTCGATTAGGAAGACGTTCTTTCCGTCAATGCTTTGAACGACCGAGCCGAGCGAAAAGGTCTCGATGATCGTCCCGTCCGTATCATAGACGATCAACTGAAAATCCGCAGGGTTGAAATTGTTGGAAAGGACCACCTCGACGAAGTTGGAGGCCGCGCCGCCGTCGTAATCAACCTCCGAAATATACGCGGTCATAAGATTCTACCCGACTCGTCACTGACCGGTCGGATAGGCGAGAATTGTTGCGAAATTACGGCTGTGCGATCACGCGTCAGCCATAATCCCGCTGATCGTCGATCACCTTCCCGTCGTTGGGCAGACTGTCCACGCGGCTCACCCGGCCCTTCAGCTTCAGCACCTGCGCCACGCTCTCGGCCCAGGCCCCTTCGTCGCCGCCATCGGCCTCGACCTGTACGGCCATCGCGTCCATTTCGCCCTCGCGGGTGACGGTGACGCGGGCGGCGCGGATCTCGGGGTGGCGGGCGACCAGTTCGGCCACCTGTTCGGGCCGCACGAACATGCCCTTGATCTTGGCGGTCTGGTCGGCGCGGCCCATCCAGCCCTTGATGCGCGTGTTGGTCCGGCCGCAGGGCGAGGCGCCGGGCAGGATCGCGGACAGGTCGCCCGTGGCGAAGCGGATCAGCGGGTAATCGGGGTTGAGCGACGTGACGAGGACCTCGCCCACCTCGCCCTCGGCCACGGGGTCGCCGGTGCCGGGGCGGACGATTTCGACGATGACGCCCTCGTCGATGATCATTCCCTCCATCGCCTGGGACTCGTAGGCGATGTTGCCAAGATCAGCGGTGGCGTAGCATTGCAGGCACGCGATCCCGCGATCCGCGTATTCCTGGCGCAGGCTGGGGAACAGCGCGCCGCCGCCCACGGCCGCGCGGGTGAAGGACAGCATCTCGCCCATCTCTTCGGCGCGGTCGAGGATCACCTTCAGATAGTCGGGCGTGCCCGCATAGGCGGTGCAGCCCAGATCGGCCGCCGCACGGACCTGCAGGTCGGTCTGGCCCACGCCCGCGGGCACGACCACGGCGCCCACGGCGCGCGCGCCGCTTTCGAAAATGTGGCCGGCGGGGGTCAGGTGGTAGCCGAAGCAGTTCTGCACGATATCGGTCGTGCCGATGCCGCAGGCATGCAGGAAGCGGCCCATGCGCCACCAGTCATGGGTGACGCCGCCCGGCTCGTAGATCGGGCCCGGCGACTGGAAGATCTGGGCGAGGTTCGAGACGCGGATGCCGCCGAAGGGCCGGCGGGCGGCCTGGCGTTCGACGAGTTCGGATTTGCGCAGCACGGGCAGCCGCGCGAGGTCGTCGAGGCTTTCGATGTCGTCGGGGGCGAGCCCGCCCGGCGCGCCCGAGGTCTGGGCCAGCTGCTTGCGCAACGCGGCGAGCTGCGCGGCGGCGCGTTCGTCGGCGCTGCGGGTTTCCAGATCGTCGTAATGGCTCATGACAGTCCCCAATGGTCGAGCGCCCCGTCGAAATCGGGCGCGTGGTAGCAGGGCACGCCCTCCGCCGCGATGGCGGCGAAGGCGGCGGCATCGTTGTCGCCCGTTCCGGGCGCGGGCTCGCGCAGGGCGACGCCCCGGATGCGGCCCGGGTGGCGGCGGACGGCATCGAGATAGACGGCCGCGTCCTTCTGGCCGGAATCGCCCATCAGGTAGGCCGGCAGATCCGGATTGGCGGCGAGGATCGCGTCGATGGCGGCGCCCTTGTGGGAGCCGTGGCTGGCGCCCACGCCATCCTCGGTCAGGCCCAGGTCGCGCAGGAACATCGGCCCGCGTGGCACGTCGTTTCGCGCGAAGAGCGCGTCGAGGAACCGGTAGAGGTTCCAGGGCGAGGAGGAGACGTAGAAGATCGGGTTCGCCCCCCCGCTTCCAGCGCGCGCATCAGCCGGACCGCGTCGTCATGCACGGTGCGGGTCAGCGCGGAGCCGGTGAAGGTGGTCCAGAGGTTGCGCGCCAGCGAATGCGCGCCGGTCTCGATCATCGTGTCGTCGATATCGGAGATCACCAGATGCGTGGCCGACGGCGCGGGCATCCGGACCGGGAAGGCAATCTCGGTCGCGGGGCGGCCCTCGACCATCACGGGCACGCCGGCCCAGATATTGCCCGCGGCCACGTCGGCGCGGCGCGGCGGAACGCGCAGGGTGACGTAGCCCTCGGCGTCGCTGATCGCGGTGGTGCCGCCGCCGGTCACGGTGACGCCCGCGACCTCGTCGGTGAAGAACAGCGAAGCCATCTGGCGCAGGTTCGTCAGCCGCGACTGGCGCGGGTCGGGATGGGCCTCGCGCAGATGGGTCAGGACGCGGCCGCGCAGCACCAGCGCGTCGGGTTCGGCATAGCCGCAATAGGCCTCCAGCACCGGCTCGGCGCCGCGGCGGGCGCCGATGCGTTCCAGGCCGCGCTCCAGCTGCCGGCCGAGGCGCAGCGCGACGCGGCGGATCGCGCTGCCGCGGGTCCTGTGGCGCGCGGCGCT includes:
- a CDS encoding phenylacetate--CoA ligase family protein gives rise to the protein MSHYDDLETRSADERAAAQLAALRKQLAQTSGAPGGLAPDDIESLDDLARLPVLRKSELVERQAARRPFGGIRVSNLAQIFQSPGPIYEPGGVTHDWWRMGRFLHACGIGTTDIVQNCFGYHLTPAGHIFESGARAVGAVVVPAGVGQTDLQVRAAADLGCTAYAGTPDYLKVILDRAEEMGEMLSFTRAAVGGGALFPSLRQEYADRGIACLQCYATADLGNIAYESQAMEGMIIDEGVIVEIVRPGTGDPVAEGEVGEVLVTSLNPDYPLIRFATGDLSAILPGASPCGRTNTRIKGWMGRADQTAKIKGMFVRPEQVAELVARHPEIRAARVTVTREGEMDAMAVQVEADGGDEGAWAESVAQVLKLKGRVSRVDSLPNDGKVIDDQRDYG